The Stigmatopora argus isolate UIUO_Sarg chromosome 1, RoL_Sarg_1.0, whole genome shotgun sequence genome segment AAACATAGTTCTACAGTTATTGTCACACAGTTTGTCCATCCATCCTCACTTGGGACTCTTTTTTCATAAGCAGCACTGTTGGGCTTGAACTAGCATTGAAGTTCCTATTCCCGTGCCGACAATTTCCTACTTTTGTCCTCAAATAAATTTCCTACTTTTGTCCTCAAATAAATTTCCTACTTTTGTCCTTAAATACATTTCCTACTTTTGTCCTCAAATAAATTTCCTACTTTTGTCCTCAAATTAATTTCCTATTTTTGTTGTCAAATAAATTTCCTACTTTTGTCCTCAAATAAATGTCCtaattttgagatgcaaatgaacTGTTAAATATGCTGCCTTGTTATGTTGTGACATCTATAAAGTGAAGAACATTAATATATTGAAGTTTTCAATAACTAGGAACCCAGTCAGTTGCCTCAATTGAAATTTGGCAGGTTACCATGACGTTGAAGACTGTATTCAGAAAACTGTCAGCACACCTTGCATTTTGGGCCACCTCCTTCTAGATTGTACTTGATTAAGGTCTGATAACCTGCATCTTGTACTTCAGAGAGGTTCTGGAACTGTTTTTCACACCCACAGGTCAAGATGAATAAGATTACTgcaaacacaaacaacaaacaGTCTTATCTTTATGTATTTTAGGAATATGTTACTTGGTATTACCAATGACCCACAAACCAACACTGGATGGGTGTGTTTTGTGGTTAACTGATATGAATCTGTGCAAAGCCATAAAAAGCGATTTTCTCAGAGAGGGATCATGCTGATACTGCAAAATTGTAATTagagtttttttttgctaaatgatAGAGTAATGACGTTCAACTAAGGATTCCAAAGTAAAACCAGTTAAGAAGAAGTAAATAACTGGGAAAGTAATCAAATGTACTTGATGTCTCGCTGAAAATAATTGTCTTGGTTTAGCTattaaataatgataatacTCACGCAAAAATAACAGCAGAGCTGCAAAGATCAGTCCAATGCCACTTGGACCTAGACTTGTTGAGAGCGTCTGTTTATGGCGACACACTTGTCCTCCTTCACAATTACACACATTCACGACCACAATGTCCTCTCCTGTTATGCCCTGTTGGTCCTTAATCAAGAGGGGTACTGAGTATTTGCCATAAGGGAGTGTCTTTAAACTAAGAAGCCCAACTTCCTCACCTGTTTGTAAATATAAaggaaaatatttagttttttcttgTTTCTCAAATTGACCAAATttcgtttaaaaaataaaatacataacaaatgtctatatatatatatatatatatatatatatgtatatatacatacatatatacacgtacacagtcagtcatacctctacttaggaattCCTCTTGGTgcgaaatttccaggttacgaaagctttttatatgcaaatgagtgcctcgagataagaaaaatagtcaagttacgaaaaaaaacccaaaacacatGCAtaccttatccgttattttattttgaaaatattgttgcggatgcattgattctcgctatagaagctcactccaccatatacttggctctcattggctgtctcacaacaaccgttcattttctttaacccattgtTTGCTTTAACTTATTTATGCTTAGGGAAGCTGTGGCAGTGCCTCGACCTGAACTGTAGCCTTCggtgggcgaaattgtgtcgCATTGGCAGGCGATGGGCCGTGTGGTCAGTAATAAGGACGTTGACGAGTTAGTTGGTCAATGTGCACCAAAACGGACGGatgagtaaatgcaacgctcggcaatacacaAGGAATTCAACGATAAGGCAGCCAAGGAGGAAGCAGCCATCATTGCAACAGCAAAaatcagaagaagaaaaacgggGAGAAACAAACTTTCCGACTTTGTGGAAAAACATCCTGAATGAACTCTCAACGGACGGatgagtaaatgcaacgctcggtaATGCAcaaggaattcaacgagaaggcagcCATGGAGGAAGCAGCCGCCAtcgcaacagcacaaatcagaaattTGTCTTGGGccttttagaaacattattaaacgtcgtcaaaggcaatcgtcttcGTATAGTTCTTTTTCAAGATGTTCATCAACCAGGACTGTAGAAGCAGGTAGCGACACAATTTCGGCCGCCACAGGCTGAGTTTCCTGTTGAGGCTCGACTTCAAGTCCGTCGAAGGCAAtcggccacagcttcctccaagcaGAATTAAGGGTACGCATGGTTAACCCCTACCAAGCCATGTCAATTAAGTTCAAGCACACAACAATGTCGAAGCTGTGCTTCCAAAAAATTCGAAGGGTAAAGTGGGTTTTTCCGTGATCTCTAAACATCTTTTGAAAAGAAATTTCgtgaaaagtttttttattttatttgaaattaccTGCTGGTCCATGGGCTGGAGGAGAGGCATTGTGTTCAGAGGAAGGTACAACACCTTTATAAAGGAGAAGTCCTCCAAGGTTTCCTCATCTAGGTGGTGGTGGGTGGGCTGGTGCATTTTCGAAAATCATTAGACACTTGAGGGGGAggttattctttttaaaaaacatctttaCGGCAGGATCGAACACTAAATTCACCCGCTCAACAAAAAATTGTCGAGTGGCCCAGGTGTTGCCATTGGACCTCCACATGACGTTAAATTTCTCCTTCACGACTTTGCAAGCTTTGAAGGACGGGGTTTTTTTCCGAGTGGAACACTAGCAGGGGCTTAATCTTACAATCTCCACTGGCATTACTAAAGAGAGCAAGGGTAAATTGGTCCTTTTAATGGCTTGTGTCCTGGCATTTTCTTCTCCTCAGCTGTGATGAATGTGCAGCGGGGCATCTTCGCAATTAAAAACTTGTTGTGGAATGTATTTATCCATCACAAATGGttcgatttttttataaattcttCTGCCACCTCATTGTCGGCACTCGATGCCTCACCATTCCGCACGACTGAGTGGATTCCAGTccttttcttacatttttccaACCAGCCACGCCATGCTTTAAAGTCAGGGTGTGCTTGGTGTTCCGAAGAACCCTCATCCCACCCTCCATCACCAGGTCGCTAAATATGTCCGCTGCTTTTGCAGAAATGGGAAATTCCGTCAATGTATCTCCtgcaatttctttttcttttatccacagAAGTAGAAGTCCCTCCATCTCGTCGTTAAGTTATGATCTCCTTTTCAAAATAACAGAGAGGGCATGGGAAGGATTCAtagcttttaatgcttccttctgttTCAATATCGTTGCGATTGTGGATGGGTTTCGGCCATATTGCTTAGCAATTTCAGTCAACCGCATGCCAccttcatattttttcaacacCTTCAATTTTTCTTCAATCAATAACGGGCCACGCATCTCCTTTTCATTCGCGCTCGTCATTTTCATGGAAGAAAGAAGCTGGTTTATCCATACtaaaaaaactcaacaaaaaacaccGAACTCCGTGCCGACGAAGGGTGGTCAAAATTACAAAAGAGAAtgtatagtggttgttgtgagacaaccaatgagagcccagtagagtgtagcgaggttagaaagtgagaatcaatgcatccgccacaattttaaaataaaataacggatacaggaaatgcatttaattcttgggggatttcataacgtggatctttttcatatcttgaggcactcatttgctttcgtaacctgaaaatttcccacctagagacattcgtaagtaaaGGTATGACTCTATACATAATATCAaacttcattcatttatatGTTTACCCGTGGCAGGGTCCAGTTTCCATCGCTTTAGTTGGGTTGCATCATCAGTCTTTAGCGAGACTGTGAAGGGTCCACTGTAAGGATGCAAGTCAAAATCCTTTAGGAAAAGTTTGACCTTGTTTCCACACATGGagacactgttgttttttagtttGGGCTGGTTATCATTGATATCCACAAGGTGAATCAAGATAGTGCTTGTACTTGTGCCTGGAGGTTGACCTTAGTAGCCACAGCAAAGAAGGTAGCAGTTGGTTtaagactttctgttttgttgtttAGACCAATTAACAATAGTTTGCATACCATCATCTATTGCAGCGATCAGGATTTTATAAATGTCGTCATGGACAAAGGGTGATTCTCTATCCATCTTTTTAGTAGTTGTAATTTGTCCAGTTTTTTTATCAATGCGTACCCATTTTGCTGGGTCATCTAACAAGACAAACctagaaaacaaaatatatttaacctTAATTACATCTATACAGGGCGGCCCGGGAGATTGAGTGGTAAGCCTCTGGCTCGAaagcagctgggataggctccagcaccctggtgaggataaagtggtttagaaaatgaatgaatgaatgcatctaTTCAATACATTAAAACAATGAATCAGTAATGATGATGAGCCTTCAAATGCCAATTTAAAGTTATTAAAATGTTGTCAGGGCTATGGACGTtaagttttaaaaatgtgattttttttggaaaatgatgaataaatgtaaACACCAACCTAATTTTGGAGATATCAGAATCGACATCATGAACTTTTGGAGTGTGCAGCAACTTTCCTGGTTCTCCCTCTTCCTTTTCATAGATTTCAACCGACTCTTTCTCAAATTGAGGTGGGTCATTGACATCTATTACTTTTACTGTGACATTAATTGAATCAAAGGAGGACATGCCATTGTGGGGTGATGGTGCATCTTTACATACAAATAAGGGCTCTTCATTTTCTACTCCGATGTACAGCTTTGCAATAGCTGTTTTCTCAAAATCTTTTCCCTTCATGACACACATACAAAGACAGTCAGGGTCCAACCAAAGTTCAATGAAGAATGGTGAGATTTTGAGGAGAAAGAAAATACCTTGACAACACTCAGAATGCCCTCATTAGTATCAGGATCTGTTtcaattttgtaatttttttcctcatttccatTGATGATGACGTACTTGGCCCGCCAGCCTGGTGTTTTCGGAGTGTCTTGGTCTTCTACTTCAAGTCTTAAAACATTTTCCTTCAGGATCATTTCTGGAACTTCACCATGATACTGGAGCAGTGAAACATTTTCAGCATCATGCATCACTAATTAGTAACCTAATCAGTAGTTGTTTTACTACCTTCCTCGCTTTGAACATTGGTGGATGACTGTTGGCGTCAATAATGTTGAGAGTCACAACAGCAGTGGATGAGAGGGATGGATTTCCATGATCTTTTGCTTGAAGTattatttcatacattttaacTTTCTGAATAATGAATATAAAGACCGTATTTATCCTGTACAGTTAGCATGGAtcactgtttgtgtgtgtgtcttaaaATGCAGCCGGAGGTAAAGAAAGTCACTGGCACTTACGTCGTAGTCGAAACACCCTTTAAAAGTAAGCTGAGCTGTTAGTACATCAATCTGGTGTAAATCAATTTTCGGCTCTTGTGGCGACTGTGATATGATACTCAGAGTCACTGTAGAATTTGGGGTGTTCTGTTGATCAGGGTCAATAACCTCTATTGTCACTGGCAAGTACCCTTGACATGTGATTTTAAGGGTGAAACACAAGAATAGAAGATAAACTACTATGTATACATATGATACAAATTACACTTAATTTACAAGTTCTGGAAGCACAAACTCACCCTCGTCTATATTCTCCCTGACTTCAGCGTTCATTTTTGGTTGGACAAATCTTGGTGCATTGTCATTGATGTCTTCTATTTCAACATCAAATGCTAATTCCATGTCTAAAGCCCCGCccgtttttatgtccaaaatgtcaaACTTGATCTGTGAATAAATGCAGGAGGTGTTGTACTTGTACTGTACTGATGGAGGTAAATTTATGATGCAACTTGAGCTCACATGAAAGAAGTTGTGCTTCTCTCTGTCAATGGATTTGAGGGCGTAAAGCTTCCCCGTTCGTTCATCAAGAGAGAAGACGCCTATTGGCTCCTCATCTATGCCCATTCCTCCTAATAcaaatttgtgatttttgtaTTGATTTGACTTGTCATTGAATAcctaaaaaagtgaaaaaaatagtaaataaaaaatagctgTTGGCTAGTTTTTGGTATTGCTCTCTCAATACTGTTTTAACCTGAGATATGAATTTGGGGTAAGGCCCTGGATCCTCTTCAACTACTTGAATCGTAGTCAAAGACCATCTCCTTTTGGTACGTATCAACCTTTCCTGTTGACCACAAAATAAGTAAATGAAAACATAAATATCAATCAATTGACATCAATTCATACTGTATTACATTATTTTGTTTCAGCAGGGTTGCAAAAAATTTAAAGTTACCTGCTTGGCAAGTTGGATGTTGTGTCCATTCTGAAAGGTGAGTGTCGAAGTGACTACAATACCTATAACCTACAGAACCATTACAAACAAGAGATTTCACCATTTCTGGTAAAGTAGAGCACTCAATTCACAAAACAGATCAAACCAAGCACACACACGACTGTTACTCTTCTTGAGACTTGATCATGACTTTATACAGCTCAgtgaatagattaaaaaaaacaccaccccCAAGAACAATgatttggttttaaaaaatcattatggaagaaacaaatatatataatttgtctATATCCATAGCCACCTTATgggctagagcaggggtagggaacctgtggctcgggagccacatgtggctcttttgatgggtgcatctggctctttgccaacctgtgagctaaaatatggaaatcgttgttgacagaactgagatattacatttagatctgctttaatcttcttttttgctttaatcttcttctttttttgctttaatcttcatttttttgcagtagactcttctggaatgcatcctctcattgattagcaacagcatgagaatcttttttccactttaaaagtggtgaaattaccccccaaaaaattaaaaggcacttgtttacatgtatgtacatgtacatgtatttattttgacttttaaattcgtagtatggctcacaaggaataacattggaaaatatgaattgtttgtggctctcttcgtcaaaaaggttcccgaaccCTGGGCTAGAGGTTCACACGCCTGGCTTCGCTGCCGGCAGGAGTGAGCTCAGTTGGGGTGGGGGTATGATGGTGAGTACGGATGGTCGTTTGCCTCTCTCtttgccctacggctgactggtaaGCAGTCTAAGGTATAGTTTTCTTTTCGCCtgcagtcagctgggttagggtccagcaacccctgcaaccatttcgaggatgcgcggtatggaagatcaaatcaaatcaaaagcctttattgtcatcatacacagctgcgtataacgaaattggtggtactactccacaaagtgcactttcccagtaaaaaaaacataaatagtaatataaaagtataaaaagtcacatcctggctcggtaaattctaaaatgttgcacaatctaagatattgggcattgttattgcacaccccgaagttattgcacagaagggattgtgtgtcgtgctgacgcaagttcagagtcctgatggctgtgggaaaaaaaaatgtccttaagtctatttgtccgtgctttgtgagacctgtagcgtatGCCAGAGGGCAgtagctggaacaggttgtgaccagggtggtattggtccctgacaatgttcccggctctgctgaggaagcgagggctggcaatgtcatccagtgagggcagagtgTAGccggtgaatgaatgaatgtctttatCCTACAAAAAGTTAAcaataaatgttaaatttggtcgacggacgtttggtcgacggatgtttggtcgacggacgtttggtcgacggacgtttcgtcgacggacgt includes the following:
- the LOC144079136 gene encoding cadherin-like protein 26 isoform X2 codes for the protein MRTISIPLLVIGIVVTSTLTFQNGHNIQLAKQERLIRTKRRWSLTTIQVVEEDPGPYPKFISQVFNDKSNQYKNHKFVLGGMGIDEEPIGVFSLDERTGKLYALKSIDREKHNFFHIKFDILDIKTGGALDMELAFDVEIEDINDNAPRFVQPKMNAEVRENIDEGYLPVTIEVIDPDQQNTPNSTVTLSIISQSPQEPKIDLHQIDVLTAQLTFKGCFDYDKVKMYEIILQAKDHGNPSLSSTAVVTLNIIDANSHPPMFKARKYHGEVPEMILKENVLRLEVEDQDTPKTPGWRAKYVIINGNEEKNYKIETDPDTNEGILSVVKGKDFEKTAIAKLYIGVENEEPLFVCKDAPSPHNGMSSFDSINVTVKVIDVNDPPQFEKESVEIYEKEEGEPGKLLHTPKVHDVDSDISKIRFVLLDDPAKWVRIDKKTGQITTTKKMDRESPFVHDDIYKILIAAIDDGQPPGTSTSTILIHLVDINDNQPKLKNNSVSMCGNKVKLFLKDFDLHPYSGPFTVSLKTDDATQLKRWKLDPATGEEVGLLSLKTLPYGKYSVPLLIKDQQGITGEDIVVVNVCNCEGGQVCRHKQTLSTSLGPSGIGLIFAALLLFLLILFILTCGCEKQFQNLSEVQDAGYQTLIKYNLEGGGPKCKTSKRAPAMIKDFNNYNTGMMVNSNMASVGHHYHAASLLGNINSTWSASKNTFQGGSFRSQQTNSWLSNHNISDHLNKRLQMIDRNVENHPEYQPHEYVYEGDESRLSLDELSFSNFGDSFQFLNDLGPNFKQFGSICNQLNQEKNVQI
- the LOC144079136 gene encoding cadherin-like protein 26 isoform X3, whose amino-acid sequence is MRTISIPLLVIGIVVTSTLTFQNGHNIQLAKQERLIRTKRRWSLTTIQVVEEDPGPYPKFISQVFNDKSNQYKNHKFVLGGMGIDEEPIGVFSLDERTGKLYALKSIDREKHNFFHIKFDILDIKTGGALDMELAFDVEIEDINDNAPRFVQPKMNAEVRENIDEGYLPVTIEVIDPDQQNTPNSTVTLSIISQSPQEPKIDLHQIDVLTAQLTFKGCFDYDKVKMYEIILQAKDHGNPSLSSTAVVTLNIIDANSHPPMFKARKYHGEVPEMILKENVLRLEVEDQDTPKTPGWRAKYVIINGNEEKNYKIETDPDTNEGILSVVKGKDFEKTAIAKLYIGVENEEPLFVCKDAPSPHNGMSSFDSINVTVKVIDVNDPPQFEKESVEIYEKEEGEPGKLLHTPKVHDVDSDISKIRFVLLDDPAKWVRIDKKTGQITTTKKMDRESPFVHDDIYKILIAAIDDGQPPGTSTSTILIHLVDINDNQPKLKNNSVSMCGNKVKLFLKDFDLHPYSGPFTVSLKTDDATQLKRWKLDPATGEEVGLLSLKTLPYGKYSVPLLIKDQQGITGEDIVVVNVCNCEGGQVCRHKQTLSTSLGPSGIGLIFAALLLFLLILFILTCGCEKQFQNLSEVQDAGYQTLIKYNLEGGGPKCKTEPTLLRRPNDFSTTGINVLKQESMQTSKRAPAMIKDFNNYNTGMMVNSNMASVGHHYHAASLLGNINSTWSASKNTFQMEHSTVKK
- the LOC144079136 gene encoding cadherin-like protein 26 isoform X1, producing the protein MRTISIPLLVIGIVVTSTLTFQNGHNIQLAKQERLIRTKRRWSLTTIQVVEEDPGPYPKFISQVFNDKSNQYKNHKFVLGGMGIDEEPIGVFSLDERTGKLYALKSIDREKHNFFHIKFDILDIKTGGALDMELAFDVEIEDINDNAPRFVQPKMNAEVRENIDEGYLPVTIEVIDPDQQNTPNSTVTLSIISQSPQEPKIDLHQIDVLTAQLTFKGCFDYDKVKMYEIILQAKDHGNPSLSSTAVVTLNIIDANSHPPMFKARKYHGEVPEMILKENVLRLEVEDQDTPKTPGWRAKYVIINGNEEKNYKIETDPDTNEGILSVVKGKDFEKTAIAKLYIGVENEEPLFVCKDAPSPHNGMSSFDSINVTVKVIDVNDPPQFEKESVEIYEKEEGEPGKLLHTPKVHDVDSDISKIRFVLLDDPAKWVRIDKKTGQITTTKKMDRESPFVHDDIYKILIAAIDDGQPPGTSTSTILIHLVDINDNQPKLKNNSVSMCGNKVKLFLKDFDLHPYSGPFTVSLKTDDATQLKRWKLDPATGEEVGLLSLKTLPYGKYSVPLLIKDQQGITGEDIVVVNVCNCEGGQVCRHKQTLSTSLGPSGIGLIFAALLLFLLILFILTCGCEKQFQNLSEVQDAGYQTLIKYNLEGGGPKCKTEPTLLRRPNDFSTTGINVLKQESMQTSKRAPAMIKDFNNYNTGMMVNSNMASVGHHYHAASLLGNINSTWSASKNTFQGGSFRSQQTNSWLSNHNISDHLNKRLQMIDRNVENHPEYQPHEYVYEGDESRLSLDELSFSNFGDSFQFLNDLGPNFKQFGSICNQLNQEKNVQI